The following are encoded together in the Gordonia insulae genome:
- a CDS encoding single-stranded DNA-binding protein gives MANDTVITVIGNLTADPELRFTPSGAAVANFTVASTPRTFDRQTNEWKDGEALFLRCNIWRDAAENVTESLSKGTRVVVQGRLKQRSYETKEGERRTVVELEVDEIGPSLRYATAKVNRASRGGSGGGGGFSSGGGGGSRSGGGGNQQVADDPWGSAPASGSFGGGDDEPPF, from the coding sequence ATGGCGAACGACACGGTCATCACCGTCATCGGAAACCTGACCGCTGATCCGGAACTCCGGTTCACGCCGTCGGGCGCCGCGGTGGCCAACTTCACGGTGGCCTCGACACCGCGCACCTTTGATCGTCAGACGAACGAGTGGAAGGACGGCGAAGCGCTGTTCCTCCGCTGCAACATCTGGCGTGACGCGGCCGAGAACGTGACCGAGAGTTTGTCCAAGGGAACCCGGGTCGTCGTGCAAGGACGCCTGAAGCAGCGGTCTTACGAGACCAAAGAAGGCGAACGTCGCACGGTGGTGGAACTCGAGGTCGATGAGATCGGTCCCTCACTGCGGTACGCCACCGCCAAGGTCAACCGCGCATCGCGCGGTGGCAGCGGTGGCGGCGGCGGTTTCTCCTCGGGCGGTGGCGGCGGAAGCCGCAGCGGCGGAGGCGGAAACCAGCAGGTCGCCGACGATCCGTGGGGCAGTGCGCCCGCGAGTGGATCGTTCGGCGGGGGCGACGACGAACCACCTTTCTAG
- the rpsR gene encoding 30S ribosomal protein S18 codes for MAKAKSTRKPRVEKVTKTKACSFCKDKKAVIDYKDTALLRRFLSDRGKIRSRRVTGNCVQHQRDVAVAVKNSREVALLPFTSTGR; via the coding sequence ATGGCTAAAGCTAAGAGCACGCGGAAGCCGCGCGTCGAGAAGGTCACCAAGACCAAGGCGTGCAGCTTCTGCAAAGACAAGAAGGCTGTCATCGACTACAAGGACACCGCACTGCTGCGGCGCTTCCTGTCCGACCGCGGCAAGATCCGTTCGCGCCGCGTCACGGGCAACTGCGTCCAGCACCAGCGCGACGTCGCGGTGGCCGTGAAGAACTCGCGTGAGGTGGCCTTGCTGCCCTTCACCTCGACCGGACGCTGA
- the rplI gene encoding 50S ribosomal protein L9, with amino-acid sequence MKLILTAAVENLGEAGDTVEVKDGYGRNYLLPRGLAIKATRGAEKQVEGIRRSQEAREVRGLEHANELKQALEALTAVSLGVKTHDSGKLFGSVTAADVAGAIKSAGGPVVDKRSVELPKGHIKATGSYPVVVNLHPEVQANVELAVVAG; translated from the coding sequence ATGAAACTCATCCTCACCGCCGCCGTGGAGAACCTCGGCGAAGCAGGCGACACCGTAGAGGTCAAGGACGGCTACGGCCGCAACTACCTGCTGCCCCGCGGCCTGGCCATCAAGGCCACCCGCGGCGCGGAGAAGCAGGTCGAGGGCATCCGCCGGTCGCAGGAGGCCCGCGAGGTCCGCGGTCTGGAGCACGCCAACGAGCTGAAGCAGGCCCTCGAGGCCCTCACTGCTGTCTCGTTGGGCGTCAAGACCCACGACTCGGGCAAGCTGTTCGGCTCGGTGACCGCCGCCGACGTCGCCGGTGCGATCAAGTCGGCCGGTGGCCCGGTCGTCGACAAGCGCAGCGTCGAACTGCCGAAGGGGCACATCAAGGCCACCGGCAGCTACCCGGTCGTCGTGAACCTGCACCCCGAGGTGCAGGCCAACGTCGAACTGGCTGTCGTCGCCGGCTGA
- a CDS encoding SDR family oxidoreductase yields the protein MNNGTVLVTGGSGFIAGHCILRLLDRGHTVRTTVRSLRKEAEVRSILDDAGMNRGDALTFVEADLTDDSGWVAAMDGVDAVLHVASPVHIGAVKDETDVIGPAREGTLRVLRAARDAGVRRVVLTSAFHAVGFGHGRAHAPFTEEDWSVADGPGVDAYGRSKLYAERAAWEFIHTEGGTTELVTLLPVAVMGPVMGQNISGSNHLIQNLLKGQMPGIPNVYIPIVDVRDVAGAHVAAIDAPGAAGQRILVASGEPAVALSDVAAMLRDSLGNAAAEVPTRRIPDLALRVLALFSDDARGPAAEVGFQKIVRIDRARGMLGFSPRRSEEAVVAAGRSMVEKGLVQTGRGERSAERCGDCPTAASPGRCADACQYERR from the coding sequence CACGACCGTGCGCAGCCTCCGCAAAGAGGCCGAGGTACGCAGCATCCTCGACGACGCCGGCATGAACCGCGGCGACGCACTCACCTTCGTCGAGGCCGACCTGACCGACGACTCCGGATGGGTGGCAGCGATGGATGGCGTCGACGCGGTGCTCCATGTCGCCTCACCCGTGCACATCGGTGCGGTCAAGGACGAGACCGACGTCATCGGGCCCGCGCGTGAGGGAACGCTGCGGGTGCTGCGCGCGGCGCGCGACGCCGGGGTGCGTCGTGTGGTGCTCACCTCCGCGTTTCACGCGGTCGGGTTCGGCCACGGCCGAGCGCACGCACCGTTCACCGAGGAGGATTGGTCTGTCGCCGACGGCCCGGGTGTCGACGCGTACGGTCGGAGCAAGCTCTACGCCGAGCGCGCCGCGTGGGAGTTCATCCACACCGAAGGTGGCACAACCGAACTCGTGACGCTGCTGCCCGTCGCGGTCATGGGACCGGTGATGGGCCAGAACATCTCGGGCTCGAATCACTTGATCCAGAACCTGCTGAAAGGGCAGATGCCCGGCATCCCCAACGTGTACATCCCTATCGTCGACGTGCGCGACGTCGCCGGCGCGCATGTCGCGGCGATCGACGCGCCGGGCGCTGCGGGTCAACGCATCCTCGTCGCGAGCGGCGAACCCGCCGTGGCACTGTCGGATGTGGCTGCAATGCTGCGGGATTCGCTCGGCAATGCCGCGGCGGAAGTTCCGACTCGACGGATTCCGGACCTTGCCTTGCGCGTTCTGGCTCTGTTCTCTGACGACGCGCGCGGTCCGGCGGCCGAGGTGGGGTTTCAGAAGATCGTTCGGATCGACAGGGCGCGAGGGATGCTCGGATTCTCGCCACGGAGGTCGGAGGAGGCAGTGGTCGCGGCGGGGAGGAGCATGGTGGAGAAGGGGCTTGTGCAGACGGGGCGTGGTGAACGTTCCGCGGAACGCTGTGGAGATTGCCCTACCGCGGCTTCTCCAGGAAGGTGTGCTGACGCGTGTCAGTATGAGAGACGATGA
- the dnaB gene encoding replicative DNA helicase, producing MAVVDDRGHDPGHLESVPGGRAGRGDDGVPAEDFGRQPPQDMAAEQSVLGGMLLSKDAIADVVEKLRPADFYRPAHQAVYDAILELYGKGEPADAVTVANELERAGELRRVGGAPYLHTLISTVPTAANAGYYAEIVAEKAILRRLVTAGTRIVQFGYAGADGQDVAEVVDRAQAEVYEVTERRTAEDYVPLEELLQPTMDEIDSIASRGGISLGVPTGFVDLDKITNGLHPGQMIIVAARPGVGKALALDTPLPTPTGWTTMGKVAVGDQLLDARGRPTRVVAATEVMTERPCYEVEFNDGTILVADEQHQWVADIDGKRQTVTTDGLRAHVGCAVVRNTEPLDLPRKRFAYGPYTVAALAGMAFDDPEIAMRIDAEGPVDVMTLMADLGGRIPFDYLRGSIAQRRALLAGLLDARATVDDDGWITVPAATRHMTAVVADLVAGLGYNYKRSATGWLRVDADDDVFTVHHKAVRHKELRRRAGVRRLIAVRPVDNVPVRCVQVDNDDHMYLAGEAMVPTHNSTLAMDFLRSCSIHNQQTSAMFSLEMSKTEIVMRLLSAEAKVKLGDMRGGTMSDDDWTRLARRMGEISEAPLFIDDSPNLTMMEIRAKARRLKQRHDLRLVVVDYMQLMTSGKKVESRQQEVSEFSRQLKLLAKELEVPVVAISQLNRGPEQRTDKKPQVSDLRESGSLEQDADMVILLHRPDAFERDDPRAGEADIILGKHRNGPTATITVAHQLHLSKFVDMARG from the coding sequence GTGGCAGTTGTCGATGACCGCGGGCATGACCCAGGCCACCTGGAGTCGGTGCCCGGCGGGCGAGCAGGGCGCGGGGACGATGGGGTCCCCGCCGAGGACTTCGGGCGGCAGCCGCCGCAGGACATGGCTGCTGAGCAGTCGGTCCTGGGCGGCATGTTGCTGTCCAAGGACGCGATCGCCGACGTGGTGGAGAAACTCCGCCCGGCCGACTTCTACCGGCCGGCACATCAGGCGGTCTACGACGCCATCCTGGAGCTGTACGGCAAGGGCGAGCCCGCCGATGCGGTGACGGTCGCCAACGAGCTCGAGCGGGCCGGTGAGCTCCGTCGGGTGGGTGGCGCACCGTATCTGCACACGCTGATCTCGACGGTGCCGACCGCGGCCAACGCGGGCTACTACGCTGAGATCGTCGCGGAGAAGGCGATCCTGCGTCGCCTGGTGACCGCCGGAACACGCATCGTGCAGTTCGGGTACGCGGGCGCCGACGGTCAGGACGTCGCCGAGGTCGTGGACCGGGCGCAGGCCGAGGTCTACGAGGTGACCGAACGCCGCACCGCCGAGGACTACGTGCCGCTCGAAGAACTGCTGCAGCCGACGATGGACGAGATCGACTCCATCGCCTCGCGTGGTGGTATCTCGCTGGGTGTGCCGACCGGCTTCGTCGATCTGGACAAGATCACCAATGGCCTGCATCCCGGACAGATGATCATCGTGGCGGCGCGGCCGGGTGTCGGCAAGGCGCTTGCGCTCGACACCCCGCTGCCGACCCCGACCGGCTGGACCACGATGGGCAAGGTCGCCGTCGGCGATCAGTTGCTCGACGCCCGGGGTCGCCCGACGCGGGTGGTCGCCGCCACCGAGGTGATGACCGAACGGCCGTGCTACGAGGTCGAATTCAACGACGGCACCATTCTCGTCGCGGACGAACAGCATCAATGGGTGGCCGACATCGACGGGAAGCGTCAGACCGTCACCACCGACGGTCTGCGCGCTCACGTCGGGTGTGCGGTGGTGCGTAACACCGAGCCGCTGGATCTGCCGCGCAAGCGGTTCGCCTACGGGCCGTACACCGTCGCCGCGCTCGCCGGGATGGCGTTCGACGACCCGGAGATCGCCATGCGGATCGACGCCGAGGGGCCGGTCGACGTGATGACGTTGATGGCCGATCTGGGTGGGCGCATCCCCTTCGACTATCTGCGGGGGTCCATCGCGCAGCGTCGAGCACTGCTCGCGGGGTTGCTCGACGCGCGTGCCACGGTCGACGACGACGGCTGGATCACCGTGCCGGCCGCCACGCGGCACATGACCGCCGTCGTCGCCGACCTGGTGGCCGGACTCGGCTACAACTACAAGCGCTCGGCCACCGGCTGGCTGCGTGTCGACGCCGATGACGATGTCTTCACCGTCCATCACAAGGCGGTGCGGCACAAGGAACTTCGTCGTCGAGCGGGAGTGCGTCGGCTGATCGCGGTGCGCCCGGTCGACAACGTGCCCGTGCGGTGCGTGCAGGTCGACAACGACGACCACATGTACCTCGCCGGTGAGGCGATGGTGCCCACCCACAACTCGACGCTCGCCATGGACTTCCTGCGGTCGTGCTCGATCCACAATCAGCAGACCAGTGCCATGTTCTCGCTGGAGATGAGCAAGACCGAGATCGTCATGCGCCTGCTGTCGGCGGAAGCGAAGGTCAAGCTCGGCGACATGCGTGGCGGCACGATGAGCGACGACGACTGGACCCGGCTGGCCCGCCGCATGGGTGAGATCTCCGAGGCGCCGCTGTTCATCGACGACTCACCCAACCTGACCATGATGGAGATCCGGGCCAAGGCACGGCGTCTCAAGCAGCGCCACGACCTGAGACTCGTCGTGGTGGACTACATGCAGCTGATGACCTCCGGTAAGAAGGTCGAGTCACGTCAGCAGGAGGTCTCCGAGTTCTCCCGCCAATTGAAGTTGCTCGCAAAGGAACTCGAGGTTCCGGTGGTTGCGATCAGTCAGTTGAACCGTGGTCCGGAGCAGCGGACCGACAAGAAGCCGCAGGTGTCGGATCTGCGTGAGTCGGGATCACTAGAACAGGACGCGGACATGGTCATCCTCCTTCACCGACCAGACGCTTTCGAGCGCGACGACCCGCGAGCCGGCGAAGCCGACATCATTCTGGGCAAGCACCGTAACGGTCCGACGGCGACGATCACCGTTGCGCACCAACTGCACCTGAGCAAGTTCGTGGATATGGCGCGGGGCTAG
- the rpsF gene encoding 30S ribosomal protein S6 has protein sequence MRHYELMVILDPNLDERTVAPSLDTFLNVVRKDGGTVDGVDIWGKRRLAYEILKHNEGIYAVVDLNAEPKTVTELDRQLKLNESVLRTKVLRK, from the coding sequence ATGCGTCACTACGAATTGATGGTCATTCTCGATCCGAATCTGGACGAGCGCACCGTCGCACCCTCTCTCGATACCTTCCTCAACGTTGTCCGCAAGGATGGCGGCACTGTTGATGGTGTTGACATCTGGGGCAAGCGCCGTCTCGCTTACGAAATCCTCAAGCACAACGAAGGCATCTACGCCGTCGTCGATCTCAACGCCGAGCCCAAGACGGTCACCGAACTCGACCGTCAGCTGAAGCTCAACGAGTCTGTTCTGCGCACCAAGGTCCTGCGGAAGTAA
- a CDS encoding GNAT family N-acetyltransferase, with protein sequence MSAWLGTATLALGRVTLRPFTVDDAEALSEVVGDPERFRWVPGVPTDVSSSRTWIEAALADPSRRIAYAVVDNTDGRLVGTTSYYDIDPGNLTAAIGYTFYTESVQGTAINPTAKYLLMRHAFEDCGAVRLVWHTHESNAQSRAAIAKLGATFEGLLRKHRRFGEGWRTTALYAMTDDDWPGARDRLLARIGR encoded by the coding sequence GTGAGCGCCTGGCTGGGCACCGCGACTCTCGCGCTCGGCCGAGTGACGTTGCGGCCGTTCACCGTCGACGACGCCGAGGCGCTCTCGGAGGTCGTCGGCGATCCCGAGCGGTTCCGCTGGGTGCCCGGCGTACCGACCGACGTGTCGTCGAGCCGGACGTGGATCGAAGCCGCGCTCGCCGATCCCTCGAGGCGCATCGCCTACGCCGTCGTCGACAACACCGACGGCCGGCTGGTCGGCACCACCAGCTACTACGACATCGATCCCGGAAACCTCACCGCGGCAATCGGTTACACCTTCTACACCGAATCCGTACAGGGCACCGCGATCAATCCGACGGCGAAGTACCTGCTGATGCGTCACGCGTTCGAGGACTGCGGGGCGGTCCGGCTGGTGTGGCACACGCACGAGAGCAACGCGCAATCGCGGGCCGCCATCGCCAAGCTCGGGGCAACCTTCGAAGGTCTCCTCCGCAAGCATCGCCGCTTCGGGGAGGGCTGGCGGACGACGGCCCTGTACGCGATGACCGACGACGACTGGCCCGGCGCGCGGGACCGGCTGCTCGCGCGGATCGGGCGGTAG
- a CDS encoding acrylyl-CoA reductase family protein, with protein sequence MGDVQALVAHQDDEGNIDLVHEAVDESFLPDGDVEIAVEYSGVNFKDALVVTPKGGVARSYPLIPGIDLAGTVRSSTSPEFAVGDVVVAHGYDIGTGRHGGYADTARLPADMVVKLDGLSAAEAAAIGTAGFTAAMSVDALTSHGITPSDGPVLVTGATGGVGSVSVDLLAAAGYEVIASTGKSDAAELLRSLGASEVIGRVPEEGEKVRALGKSRWAAVVDCVGGTTLAYAISTLEYGGVVAASGLAGSADLPTTVHPFILRGVTLAGIDSVQLPIGRRRALWGRLGADLKPRHLADVTTDVAVTELPKSIKKILGGGITGRTRVIVAGEF encoded by the coding sequence ATGGGCGACGTGCAAGCGCTGGTGGCGCATCAGGACGACGAAGGCAACATCGACCTCGTGCACGAGGCCGTGGACGAGAGTTTCCTACCCGACGGTGACGTCGAGATCGCGGTCGAGTACTCGGGCGTCAATTTCAAGGACGCACTGGTGGTCACGCCGAAAGGCGGGGTGGCGCGGTCGTATCCGCTCATCCCGGGCATCGACCTCGCCGGCACCGTACGCTCGAGCACTTCGCCGGAGTTCGCGGTCGGCGATGTCGTGGTCGCCCACGGCTACGACATCGGCACCGGCCGGCACGGTGGCTACGCGGATACCGCTCGACTGCCCGCGGACATGGTGGTCAAGCTCGACGGATTGTCGGCGGCCGAGGCCGCGGCGATCGGTACGGCCGGCTTCACCGCGGCGATGAGCGTCGACGCTCTCACCTCCCATGGGATCACGCCGTCCGACGGTCCGGTGCTGGTGACCGGGGCGACCGGTGGCGTCGGCAGCGTGAGCGTGGATCTGTTGGCAGCGGCCGGCTACGAGGTCATCGCGTCGACCGGCAAGTCCGACGCCGCCGAACTGCTGCGATCGCTCGGTGCGTCGGAGGTCATCGGCCGGGTACCGGAAGAAGGCGAGAAGGTCCGCGCGCTCGGCAAGTCGCGCTGGGCGGCGGTCGTCGACTGTGTCGGCGGCACCACCCTCGCCTACGCCATCAGCACACTCGAGTACGGCGGGGTGGTCGCGGCATCGGGACTGGCCGGCAGTGCTGACCTGCCGACGACGGTCCACCCGTTCATCCTGCGCGGCGTCACCCTGGCCGGCATCGATTCGGTTCAGTTGCCCATCGGTCGACGTCGCGCCCTGTGGGGTCGGCTCGGCGCCGACCTCAAGCCCCGGCATCTCGCCGACGTCACCACCGACGTCGCCGTCACCGAACTGCCGAAGTCGATCAAGAAGATCCTCGGCGGCGGAATCACCGGACGCACCCGTGTCATCGTCGCCGGCGAGTTCTGA
- a CDS encoding HNH endonuclease — MVAGPPPPDNLILLCSAHHRALHRGEFAIKSLGGQLFSFHRSDGSTIEQAPAGHKPDGWEADTTIEDDAVLPISPGRHLDAGYATEVLYAAWAWKARQSNDDLAAA, encoded by the coding sequence GTGGTCGCCGGCCCGCCGCCCCCCGACAACCTGATCCTGTTGTGCTCTGCTCACCATCGCGCGCTGCATCGAGGGGAATTCGCGATCAAATCGCTTGGCGGCCAACTGTTCAGCTTCCACAGATCCGACGGGTCGACCATCGAGCAAGCCCCGGCAGGCCACAAACCCGACGGATGGGAAGCCGATACGACGATCGAGGACGACGCAGTGCTGCCGATCAGCCCCGGACGTCACCTCGACGCGGGCTACGCGACCGAGGTCCTGTACGCCGCGTGGGCGTGGAAAGCACGGCAGTCCAACGACGATCTCGCTGCCGCGTGA
- a CDS encoding glycosyltransferase family 87 protein codes for MTGRNPDEDESWDAPGVLATDRRIDVDRVLPSHTDAVVRDASTVVGGPVGRHAAIGRSRTWTPLRILFALALCALALGWFGKAGCLQQAPADGNSAAGTALRLDWDNQRQYTNLCYSDVIGLFGAEKLDEGAFPYRTYWFEEGADGRQVKRYMEYPVVTGMYMYGVAWVAQQWDSAHQKWGVPGALEVVLFFDLAALGLALFWLVTIWATSRTARTRVWATWMAALSPLVIVHIFTNFDAIAMAMVALALLYWARRKPWLAGVFIGLGTAAKLYPALLLVVLLILCLRAGKVREFAQAASAAALVWVAVNLPILIAYPNGWWEFFRYNQGRAAERDSVYRIISDAAGFTWNIDVLNALSLGLLIAVIVGIAFIGLRAPQRPRVAQMAFLMVAGFLLVNKVWSPQYSLWLVPLAVLAIPHTRLLFAWMFVDALVWVPRMALYLDADRRWLPEQWFTVAIVLRALMVIVLCVVVVWQIWHPEDDLYRRRPDEPGELLDDPAGGVLDGAPDRIAIPGRRASDRARDTPPGTGPVEDPQRVRLRFSPWRAPTRGGPGRDGDDNVGCATPATT; via the coding sequence ATGACGGGCAGGAATCCCGACGAGGATGAATCGTGGGATGCGCCAGGCGTTCTCGCCACCGATCGACGAATCGACGTCGACCGTGTACTGCCGTCCCACACCGACGCCGTGGTTCGTGACGCGTCAACCGTGGTGGGTGGGCCGGTCGGGCGACATGCCGCGATCGGCCGGAGCCGGACGTGGACACCGCTCCGAATCCTGTTCGCGCTCGCCCTGTGCGCGTTGGCACTCGGCTGGTTCGGCAAGGCGGGCTGTCTCCAGCAGGCGCCCGCCGACGGCAACTCGGCCGCCGGCACCGCCCTGCGGCTCGACTGGGACAACCAGCGCCAGTACACCAACCTCTGCTACTCCGATGTGATCGGTCTCTTCGGCGCCGAGAAACTCGACGAGGGCGCCTTCCCGTATCGCACCTACTGGTTCGAAGAAGGTGCTGACGGCCGGCAGGTCAAGCGCTACATGGAGTACCCGGTGGTCACCGGGATGTACATGTACGGCGTCGCCTGGGTTGCGCAGCAATGGGATTCGGCGCATCAGAAGTGGGGTGTGCCGGGTGCTCTGGAGGTCGTGCTGTTCTTCGATCTCGCGGCCCTCGGTCTCGCACTCTTCTGGCTCGTGACCATCTGGGCCACCTCGCGCACCGCCCGCACCCGGGTCTGGGCGACGTGGATGGCGGCGCTGTCGCCGTTGGTCATCGTGCACATCTTCACCAACTTCGACGCCATCGCGATGGCCATGGTGGCCTTGGCCCTGCTGTATTGGGCCCGTCGAAAGCCATGGCTCGCCGGGGTTTTCATCGGGTTGGGCACCGCAGCGAAACTCTATCCGGCGCTGCTGCTGGTGGTGTTGCTGATCTTGTGCCTGCGCGCCGGCAAGGTGCGTGAGTTCGCGCAGGCGGCCTCGGCGGCGGCACTGGTGTGGGTGGCGGTCAATCTCCCGATCCTGATCGCCTACCCCAACGGGTGGTGGGAGTTCTTCCGCTACAACCAGGGCCGGGCCGCCGAACGCGACAGCGTGTACCGGATCATCAGCGACGCCGCCGGGTTCACCTGGAACATCGACGTCCTCAACGCGTTGTCGTTGGGTCTGCTGATCGCGGTGATCGTGGGCATCGCGTTCATCGGCCTGCGCGCACCGCAGCGGCCGCGGGTGGCGCAGATGGCGTTCCTGATGGTCGCGGGCTTCCTGCTCGTCAACAAGGTGTGGAGTCCGCAGTACTCGCTGTGGCTGGTGCCGTTGGCCGTCCTGGCCATCCCGCACACCCGACTGCTGTTCGCGTGGATGTTCGTCGACGCCCTGGTCTGGGTGCCGCGGATGGCGCTCTATCTCGACGCCGACCGTCGCTGGCTGCCCGAGCAGTGGTTCACCGTCGCGATCGTTCTCCGGGCACTGATGGTGATCGTGCTCTGCGTCGTGGTGGTGTGGCAGATCTGGCATCCCGAGGACGACCTGTACCGCCGACGACCCGATGAGCCCGGTGAACTCCTCGACGACCCCGCGGGCGGCGTCCTCGACGGCGCACCCGACCGGATCGCGATACCCGGTCGGCGGGCATCCGACCGCGCTCGTGACACTCCGCCGGGGACCGGCCCTGTCGAGGATCCGCAGCGCGTCCGCTTACGATTCTCGCCATGGCGAGCACCAACTCGAGGCGGGCCCGGGCGGGACGGCGACGACAACGTCGGATGCGCAACGCCGGCAACGACTTGA
- a CDS encoding HNH endonuclease, producing MASTNSRRARAGRRRQRRMRNAGNDLSVAQWQEIKDAWGGCAYCARSDTPLQKDCIQPLSVGGRYTRLNVVPACRSCNASKCNSEVTGWMRRKKLDEEAFLRRVIAVSALLTAEPGPDPSAEVLQ from the coding sequence ATGGCGAGCACCAACTCGAGGCGGGCCCGGGCGGGACGGCGACGACAACGTCGGATGCGCAACGCCGGCAACGACTTGAGCGTCGCGCAGTGGCAGGAGATCAAGGACGCGTGGGGCGGCTGCGCCTACTGTGCCCGCTCCGACACCCCGCTGCAGAAGGACTGCATCCAGCCGTTGTCGGTGGGCGGCCGCTACACGCGGCTCAACGTCGTGCCCGCCTGCCGCTCGTGTAATGCCAGCAAGTGCAATTCCGAGGTGACCGGCTGGATGCGACGCAAGAAGCTCGACGAGGAGGCCTTTCTGCGCCGCGTGATCGCGGTGTCGGCCCTGCTGACCGCGGAGCCGGGTCCGGACCCATCTGCCGAGGTTCTTCAGTAG